The following DNA comes from Vigna radiata var. radiata cultivar VC1973A chromosome 4, Vradiata_ver6, whole genome shotgun sequence.
CAAGGGAGGCCAAAGAAATCTCGTTCAGCGCGCCCGAGCTCTAAAAATTTTGCTCAGCGCACCCTcttggtgcgctgtgcgaatctGCAGACTTTGCAGCACACAATTCTGTAGATTTTTGGTGTCTGCCTACCCTTTTACCTATTTTGGATCTTCTAATCACTTCTAAGACCTCTAAAATTGTGATTAAGACGTGTTTATACTTATCTAAGTGTTCCAAAACCATTTTACTGGAGTTCTATGTTGATTCAAGGTTCAATTTCATGTCTCAGAGCACCAATTTGTTTAGTTAAATGACCCTACtcaattttactattaaaaccttattttaccaatttttacTATCTTAATAGGTTTCAATTTACCTCCCTATTCTATCCAGACAGTTCAATTCTACCTATGACCCCAAATTCTAAACTTCACCTCCTCAATTTCCCTCAAGCTAACTTAAACTCTACCAATTCATAAGAGTGTTATCTGATCCATACCACAAGAGTTTTCTGCTCATCAATAAACTTCTGCCCAGTCAAACATCATTCTCAATTCAAGTCTCCCAACAACACATTTCCAACATAACACCAGACACATATTCGTTCATCTCAAATAGTGTCAACGTACCCAATCAATTTCACATATACAATATTTCAcagatttttaattaaagttccATCACATGTAGATACCAAGTTACtgaatcaaaagaagaaaaatatagaataaaaattaaaagaagacttagctccccttacctggaatatGAACTGCATAGTTCACTAAGATGCCCTAACAGTGCCACACACGAAATTGTGTTTAACGGGACCTACAGATCACCTTTTGGTGATGATGAACAACTCTTAAAACCACGTTTGAGCTAAGAAGTGAAGAAAGGAACTACTAGCTACATGAAATCAATAGGACAACATGCCCTAGATTCAagaacaacaaagaaaaaggtTAGGACGACTTACCCGATGAAGAACGCGAAACTAATCGCTTCGATGTGAAACCCTTTGTGCCGGAAATGCTACAATACCACTTGAACAACAATGCAACGATCgaaatttagaaaaaagtagagaaaagatagagagaggaGAACAAGAGAGAGAAGGTTTTTGAGAAAATAAACTTTACTTTGTGAATACAAAGAACCCAACACAATGTTAgaattatttctatttattaaaataactcctcccttttattttagttctGTTTTCACCTAGaccttttttaatataaatagttataaatatttaaaattacaagcTTGTTACAAAATTCACATCATATATCAACAGAGAcaattttatagtaaaaataagatatattatgatatatttaaaaaaatctattataatatatgtaacaGCTGCATTTTCatgataaaaatgatatattatgacaaataaaaacctatctattataataaaaacatattaagacGTATTTTAGAAATCATAGCAAGATTATATTATGATGGTTGGTTCTTACATGGCATAATACGTGCAATCCCTAACTTAATTTTTCCTTCCTTTCGTTTAGAAGCTTGAGTTCATTTTCGAAGTTCTTATCGTTTTGGAGCAAAGGCTATGGAGAGCAGAGCAAAGGCAGCAGAGGTGGgggaagagagaagagaagatcGGAGCAGAAGTGAGGAGGCAGTACCTGAACCACTAGAAATAGCAGAATGGGAACCTTAGGCCGAGCTTTCTACGCCGTCAGATTTTGGATCCAAGCCATCGATCGCCTTGGCTCTCGCCTCCAAGGCAACTACCTCTTCCAAGAACAGCGTATGTTTTCCTTCAGTTTTTCATTTGCATTTCCATTAATCAGGGTTTCATTTCAATCTTCaatgtttcttattttgatttcaaatttacAGTCTCTAGACATCGACATCTGATGAATCTCTTCGACAAATATCCCTCCGTTCACAAGGATGCGTTTGTGGCCCCCAGTGCCTCCCTCCTCGGCGATGTTCACGTTGGCCCAGCTTCCTTCATTTGGTATGGGTGTGTTCTCAGAGGTAAACCCTACCGCCATCACGCTGTTTCCAAATCTTGTTTTCAGTTATTAGGGTTTGTTTACTTCGTCTGAGATTAGCCGTCCTGGGAATGTCTATTTTACACTTATTTGATACAACTAGAAGAATGGGAAACTGTTTCAAGTGATTTTGGGTTCTCCTTCAATTGCTGGAATCGTAATGTTCAGAGACTCGGCCTCACGGGCACACTATCAGTATTTGTATTTGTCTGAAATACATGTGTTAGAAAGAAGTGTGGCTGGTGAGAAATTGGCTGGAGAAACTATCAGTATTCCAGCCTTGATTATTTGCAAGTGTTTCCTCTATTAAAGCTGTGACAGCTGATACTTCAAACTATGACGCTATTCAATTTTTGTAGCTCGTTCCAACTGCTCTGCTGCATGATTCTGCACCAGTGCTGCTACTTCAtccattttctttgtcttttgtttAATTCCTTATAATCAAACAAGTATTTGCAGCTCTTGTAATCACTAAAAATTGGATaatcttttcttcaattcttgaTAATTATTCTGCAGCAGTGCTGCTATTTGGCACTGCTGAAAACTGTGATGGAAATTAGCTAGCTTGCTTTATCTAGTGAATCAAATCAACTAGGTAGAAGAAGCATGCCGTTACAAGAGATGTCTAGAGTTTTTATTCCTGGACAACCACAGTGGACTGTTATGGAAATTTATGGGTGTTAAATCTCTctacaaaaataaatgtaaaaactgTCCCATATGAATGTTGGCGGACcaaatttttaattgtgtaaATAAGTTCAAACAATATTTCAGCtagtaaagaataaaaaagagacTGTAAACTAGCTGCAATAACATGCATAACATAGTCTAAATTGTTTCTTGATTTGGGAGTTTATCCAAGTGTATATAAGATTATGAACTTACTTTGGGATATCCAGAAAACAGTAATAGTATATTAACTTAGTTTTCCAACAAGaatcataaatttataatagtCCAAAGAGTTAACAAGAATGAGTATTCATATTGCTCATACtctgatgaaaacaaaatattttgagCTAAAATTGTGGCACTTGATTGGTGTTAAAAGAAATAAGGCTTTGAAAGCAAGTTGCTACCATCTGGCTTTAGAGGATGTTCAGTTCCTTCATCAATTAGTTAGGGTCATAAATGGCAAGGGCATANNNNNNNNNNNNNNNNNNNNNNNNNNNNNNNNNNNNNNNNNNNNNNNNNNNNNNNNNNNNNNNNNNNNNNNNNNNNNNNNNNNNNNNNNNNNNNNNNNNNNNNNNNNNNNNNNNNNNNNNNNNNNNNNNNNNNNNNNNNNNNNNNNNNNNNNNNNNNNNNNNNNNNNNNNNNNNNNNNNNNNNNNNNNNNNNNNNNNNNNNNNNNNNNNNNNNNNNNNNNNNNNNNNNNNNNNNNNNNNNNNNNNN
Coding sequences within:
- the LOC106758936 gene encoding gamma carbonic anhydrase 1, mitochondrial-like isoform X1, which gives rise to MGTLGRAFYAVRFWIQAIDRLGSRLQGNYLFQEQLSRHRHLMNLFDKYPSVHKDAFVAPSASLLGDVHVGPASFIWYGCVLREWETVSSDFGFSFNCWNRNVQRLGLTGTLSVFVFV
- the LOC106758936 gene encoding gamma carbonic anhydrase 1, mitochondrial-like isoform X2, with the protein product MGTLGRAFYAVRFWIQAIDRLGSRLQGNYLFQEQLSRHRHLMNLFDKYPSVHKDAFVAPSASLLGDVHVGPASFIWYGCVLRARSNCSAA